In Dermatophilus congolensis, a genomic segment contains:
- a CDS encoding TIGR04053 family radical SAM/SPASM domain-containing protein, protein MVDASAGVYSSGCSQHKGGHGRGVAGGAGAGHRRMRGGHAPMDFDKAPFVVIWETTQSCDLACKHCRAQAQPLRHPDELTTGEAKTMMKRLREFGPVVFVFSGGDCMKRPDIVELVKYGADLGMRMAATPATTPLTSKEKLRELKEAGLVRLAVSLDGSNAGIHDTFRRVEGSFDHGLRILRQAREVGMSTQVNTVVRRDNINDMRAMAELNAQLGIVFWEVFFLVPMGRARPEDVASAAEFERVFDLMYEMSKEVPYDIKATAAPQYSRVVVQHKRAENAAVPRVANAGPIQIDVLTSGKHHSDSDGIGRARNVNDGDGFLFISHTGDVFPSGFLPVKAGSIRDADVIDIYQRSELFRGLRDRSKLKGKCGVCNYKGMCGGSRARAFAVTGDPFESEPFCAYVPPRWEKMVGDR, encoded by the coding sequence ATGGTTGATGCATCTGCAGGTGTTTACTCGTCGGGCTGTTCTCAGCACAAGGGTGGGCATGGTCGTGGCGTTGCCGGTGGAGCGGGGGCCGGGCATCGGCGGATGCGTGGGGGGCATGCCCCGATGGACTTCGATAAGGCCCCTTTTGTGGTGATTTGGGAGACAACGCAATCGTGTGATCTTGCGTGTAAACATTGTCGTGCTCAAGCGCAGCCGTTACGTCATCCGGATGAGCTCACCACGGGTGAGGCTAAGACGATGATGAAACGGCTGCGTGAGTTTGGGCCGGTGGTGTTTGTGTTTTCTGGTGGGGACTGTATGAAGCGCCCGGACATTGTGGAGTTGGTGAAGTACGGCGCAGATCTGGGAATGAGGATGGCGGCTACTCCGGCAACGACTCCGTTGACGTCCAAGGAGAAGCTGCGTGAGTTGAAGGAAGCGGGGCTGGTCCGTCTGGCGGTGAGTTTGGATGGGTCGAATGCCGGGATTCATGACACATTCCGCCGGGTTGAGGGCTCTTTTGATCACGGGTTGCGTATTTTGCGGCAGGCCCGTGAGGTGGGGATGTCGACGCAGGTGAATACGGTTGTGCGGCGCGACAACATTAATGACATGCGGGCGATGGCGGAGTTGAATGCCCAGCTGGGAATCGTGTTTTGGGAAGTGTTTTTTCTGGTGCCGATGGGTAGAGCCAGGCCTGAGGATGTAGCAAGCGCAGCCGAGTTCGAGCGGGTTTTTGACCTTATGTACGAGATGAGTAAGGAGGTGCCGTATGATATCAAAGCGACAGCGGCTCCTCAATACAGTCGGGTAGTGGTTCAGCATAAGCGTGCGGAGAATGCGGCAGTCCCACGGGTGGCGAATGCGGGACCTATTCAGATTGATGTGTTGACTTCAGGGAAGCATCATTCGGATTCGGATGGTATAGGCCGAGCGCGTAACGTGAATGATGGGGATGGATTTTTATTTATCAGTCACACAGGGGATGTGTTTCCTAGTGGTTTTCTCCCGGTGAAGGCCGGGAGTATTCGTGACGCGGATGTCATTGATATTTATCAGCGTTCGGAGCTGTTTCGGGGGTTGCGTGATCGGAGCAAGCTTAAGGGCAAGTGTGGAGTGTGTAATTACAAAGGAATGTGTGGCGGCTCTCGTGCCCGTGCGTTCGCGGTGACAGGTGATCCGTTTGAGTCTGAGCCGTTTTGTGCCTATGTGCCCCCACGGTGGGAGAAGATGGTTGGGGATAGGTAG
- the mobA gene encoding molybdenum cofactor guanylyltransferase, whose amino-acid sequence MLCGGTSTRMCVPDKTALPFGTATLLDSALLGLPSGPVVCVGPPRPLLRDGVTWTRETPPGGGPLDGIRAGLNQLTNMAATPEYDAGILAVIAGDQPFAGRAVPHLLKALEAAAASTHAVAASSDNSDPSARPALLLAAYRVHTLAHAVRGDTRNQGVYRALKDLHVKTVPLPLEHISAALDVDTPEDLDLAQQHINRTRTN is encoded by the coding sequence GTGCTGTGCGGTGGCACATCTACCCGTATGTGTGTTCCCGACAAAACAGCACTGCCTTTTGGGACAGCCACGCTCCTGGACTCCGCGCTCCTTGGGCTCCCATCAGGTCCCGTGGTATGTGTAGGCCCCCCACGCCCACTGCTGCGTGATGGCGTGACCTGGACACGTGAAACCCCACCCGGAGGTGGCCCGCTAGACGGTATCCGCGCTGGACTTAACCAGCTCACGAATATGGCAGCCACCCCTGAGTACGATGCAGGCATACTCGCTGTCATTGCCGGTGACCAACCTTTCGCTGGGCGCGCAGTCCCCCACCTGCTCAAAGCACTCGAAGCCGCAGCCGCATCCACACACGCAGTCGCTGCAAGCTCTGACAACAGCGATCCCTCTGCAAGACCTGCACTTCTTTTAGCTGCCTACCGCGTGCATACCCTCGCCCATGCTGTTCGCGGTGACACCCGCAACCAAGGCGTCTATCGCGCTTTGAAAGATCTACACGTCAAGACTGTGCCACTGCCCCTTGAGCACATCTCAGCAGCATTGGATGTCGACACCCCAGAAGACCTTGACCTGGCACAACAGCACATCAACCGGACACGCACCAATTAA
- a CDS encoding NAD(P)H-quinone oxidoreductase produces MKAVTIPEFGDADALVLNDVEPPTAGPGEVLIDVVAAGVNRADVMQRLGYYPPPTGITDIPGLEVAGRIAAFGEGVDPDSSGYHIGEEVVALLSGGGYAEQVAVPIGQLIPRPSNLSLTEAAGFIETAATVWSNLFMTAHLVKGETVLLHGGSSGIGTTGIQIAKAKGAKVAVTAGSEAKLEACAQLGADILINYREQDFVEEVKKATNSHGAEVILDVIGAKYLKRNVDVLATDGRIVTIGLLGGRKGELDLGKLLNKRGTLAATSLRSRSVEGKSDIVRQVRENVVPLVETGHIKPVLHATFPLAQAPAAHRVLEESSHIGKVVLEVQ; encoded by the coding sequence ATGAAGGCCGTCACGATTCCCGAATTCGGCGACGCGGACGCTCTCGTCCTCAACGATGTAGAACCCCCCACCGCTGGCCCTGGAGAAGTACTCATCGACGTCGTGGCCGCAGGCGTGAACCGTGCCGACGTCATGCAACGCCTGGGGTACTACCCGCCCCCAACGGGCATCACCGACATTCCCGGACTAGAAGTCGCCGGTCGCATAGCGGCTTTTGGTGAAGGGGTCGACCCAGATTCCAGCGGATACCACATCGGTGAGGAGGTGGTAGCACTACTCTCCGGCGGTGGGTACGCAGAGCAAGTGGCAGTGCCCATCGGACAACTCATACCCCGACCGAGCAACCTATCACTCACCGAAGCTGCCGGCTTCATCGAAACCGCGGCAACAGTATGGTCAAACCTTTTCATGACCGCCCATCTCGTCAAAGGCGAAACAGTTCTATTACACGGCGGTTCCAGCGGTATCGGCACCACAGGCATCCAGATCGCTAAAGCCAAAGGTGCGAAGGTGGCAGTGACAGCAGGATCTGAAGCCAAACTTGAAGCCTGTGCGCAGCTGGGCGCAGACATCCTCATCAACTATCGCGAGCAGGACTTCGTAGAAGAAGTAAAGAAAGCGACCAACTCCCATGGCGCTGAAGTAATCCTCGATGTCATCGGAGCGAAATATCTCAAACGCAACGTAGATGTACTAGCCACAGATGGGCGCATCGTCACGATTGGTCTGCTCGGCGGCCGCAAAGGCGAGCTCGATCTGGGGAAACTACTGAATAAGCGGGGCACTCTAGCGGCCACATCACTGCGATCACGATCTGTAGAAGGCAAATCTGACATCGTGCGCCAGGTGCGAGAGAACGTGGTCCCGTTGGTGGAAACCGGACACATAAAACCTGTCCTACACGCGACTTTCCCGCTAGCTCAGGCACCCGCTGCACACCGAGTTCTCGAAGAGTCCAGTCACATCGGCAAGGTTGTATTGGAGGTGCAGTGA
- a CDS encoding ABC transporter permease produces MNRTIIRLAAASIVGQKRIWALVAFPLVLFAIAGIIRLVGSGDTSLSLLSNIAYPLMLPLVALLAANSTIGPEVEDGSVVYLLSKPVNRHGVVVSKFFVAWIVTMIVGVLPLPLAAITLSLDFKDIAVGWAVAGVLAGTAYTALFIAASAYTRHAVSAGVLYVLMWEGTLGGFLQGVSWVSIRKWGERVGSHFDGAITEPNISMAYVIGAAIVVVVVGLWFAGDRLRSFTLKGE; encoded by the coding sequence ATGAATCGCACAATTATTCGGCTTGCGGCCGCGTCTATCGTCGGTCAGAAACGTATCTGGGCTTTGGTGGCTTTTCCGCTGGTGTTGTTCGCTATTGCCGGGATTATTCGCCTTGTGGGCAGCGGTGACACGAGCCTTTCCTTGCTGTCGAATATCGCGTATCCGTTGATGTTGCCTTTGGTTGCGTTGCTTGCCGCGAACTCCACGATTGGTCCGGAGGTGGAAGACGGCTCGGTTGTCTACTTGCTGTCTAAGCCGGTGAACCGGCATGGCGTGGTGGTGAGCAAGTTTTTTGTCGCGTGGATAGTCACGATGATTGTCGGTGTGCTGCCGCTGCCATTGGCGGCCATCACGCTCAGCTTGGACTTTAAAGACATTGCGGTGGGTTGGGCCGTTGCAGGTGTGCTGGCGGGCACCGCTTACACTGCACTGTTCATTGCCGCGTCTGCGTATACACGGCATGCAGTAAGTGCAGGTGTGCTCTACGTGCTGATGTGGGAAGGCACTCTTGGTGGTTTCTTGCAGGGAGTCAGCTGGGTATCTATTCGTAAGTGGGGTGAGCGGGTCGGGTCGCATTTTGATGGTGCTATTACCGAGCCGAACATTTCCATGGCCTATGTGATCGGTGCTGCGATTGTCGTGGTCGTAGTGGGATTGTGGTTCGCCGGTGACCGGTTGCGTTCTTTCACTTTGAAAGGTGAGTGA
- a CDS encoding ABC transporter ATP-binding protein — MSTIELRDVSRWYGHAVAVNDVTLTFAPGVTGLLGPNGAGKTTLIGMISGFLQPSSGTVTVAGKPAWRNTDLYRHIGLVPERELSFGYLTGRAFVRACADLHGLTDPGAATERVLATVDLTDAADRKIGTYSKGMRQRIKLAAGLVHDPEIILLDEPFNGVDPRQRAQLMRLLRERGAEGRTVVFSSHILEEVEALARHIEVMVAGRHAASGDFGAIRRLMTDRPVHYYITSSDDRALASALIGRPSVVGVAIAPEGGLDVRVCDLGAFAAGLPGWARELGITLRQLTPTDESLESVFSYLVAS; from the coding sequence ATGAGCACCATCGAGTTACGAGACGTATCCCGTTGGTATGGCCATGCCGTGGCAGTCAACGACGTCACCCTCACTTTCGCCCCTGGTGTCACCGGGCTTCTAGGCCCCAACGGCGCCGGAAAAACCACACTCATCGGCATGATCAGTGGATTCCTTCAACCCTCATCCGGAACGGTCACTGTCGCTGGTAAGCCTGCCTGGAGGAACACTGACCTTTACCGCCACATCGGCTTAGTACCTGAACGCGAATTGTCCTTCGGGTACCTCACCGGCAGAGCTTTCGTTCGCGCTTGTGCGGACCTGCATGGCCTAACTGATCCCGGTGCAGCAACCGAACGCGTTCTGGCTACGGTGGATCTCACTGATGCAGCCGACCGTAAAATCGGCACCTATTCCAAAGGGATGCGTCAACGCATCAAACTCGCTGCCGGGCTCGTCCACGATCCTGAAATCATTCTGCTTGATGAGCCTTTTAACGGCGTTGACCCCCGCCAGCGCGCACAACTTATGCGTCTTTTACGCGAGCGGGGAGCAGAAGGCCGCACTGTTGTGTTCAGCTCGCACATCCTCGAAGAAGTAGAGGCGCTGGCCCGTCATATCGAAGTCATGGTTGCGGGGCGTCACGCCGCTTCTGGAGATTTCGGAGCGATCCGGCGTCTGATGACCGACCGGCCCGTTCACTACTACATCACCAGCAGTGATGATCGAGCATTGGCGTCGGCGCTCATTGGCCGTCCCAGTGTTGTTGGTGTTGCGATTGCCCCCGAGGGCGGTCTGGACGTACGTGTCTGTGATCTGGGTGCTTTCGCTGCAGGTTTGCCGGGCTGGGCGCGTGAACTAGGTATTACTTTGCGTCAACTCACGCCCACTGATGAGTCTCTTGAATCCGTCTTCTCCTACTTGGTGGCCTCATGA
- a CDS encoding ABC transporter ATP-binding protein, producing MSTNPQQDTAHSRHSPHPTATSTPTPVVTTTGITMDFGRVIALDHVDLAIPAGVTGLVGANGAGKSTLIKILLGLLRPTSGTAAVLGLDTATDSAQIRRTVGYMPEHDCLPPDVSASSFVVHMGIMSGLPKATARERAADILRHVGLAEERYRPMGNYSTGMKQRVKLAQALVHDPKLVFLDEPTNGLDPAGRTDMLRLIRRIGTEFGISVIVTSHLLGELERVSDHAVILDGGTLLKASSTADFTQATGALLIEVLGGTTERDQMGEALAAAGLTAYPEGRCVRINDAATDFSTHDLVRDTADQLGLGLVRIDNDQRHLQDIFEEKPA from the coding sequence GTGAGTACCAACCCTCAACAAGACACTGCACACAGCAGACATAGCCCCCACCCCACCGCCACATCCACACCAACCCCGGTCGTCACCACCACGGGCATCACGATGGACTTCGGCAGAGTGATCGCCCTGGACCACGTAGACCTCGCCATCCCCGCTGGCGTCACCGGTCTCGTCGGAGCCAACGGCGCCGGAAAATCCACCCTCATCAAAATCCTGCTCGGACTGCTGCGCCCCACCAGCGGAACCGCCGCTGTTCTTGGCCTGGACACCGCCACCGACAGCGCCCAGATCCGCCGCACAGTCGGGTACATGCCCGAACACGACTGTCTACCACCTGACGTCAGCGCTAGCTCCTTCGTCGTCCACATGGGCATCATGTCGGGCCTACCCAAAGCCACAGCACGTGAACGCGCCGCCGACATCTTGCGCCACGTCGGCCTTGCTGAAGAGCGATACCGCCCCATGGGCAACTACTCCACCGGCATGAAACAACGCGTCAAACTCGCTCAAGCCCTTGTCCATGACCCGAAGCTGGTGTTCCTCGACGAACCTACCAACGGCCTTGATCCCGCCGGACGCACCGACATGCTCCGCCTCATCCGCCGCATCGGTACCGAATTCGGCATCTCCGTCATCGTCACCAGTCACCTTCTAGGCGAACTCGAACGAGTCAGCGACCATGCAGTCATCCTCGACGGCGGCACCTTGTTGAAGGCATCATCCACCGCCGACTTCACCCAAGCTACCGGAGCCCTACTGATCGAAGTGCTCGGCGGAACCACTGAACGCGACCAAATGGGCGAAGCTCTGGCCGCAGCTGGCCTCACCGCCTACCCCGAAGGCCGATGCGTGCGCATCAACGACGCAGCTACCGACTTCAGCACCCACGATCTCGTCCGCGACACCGCAGACCAGCTTGGCCTGGGCCTGGTGCGCATCGACAACGACCAACGCCACCTACAGGACATCTTCGAGGAGAAGCCCGCATGA
- the ppdK gene encoding pyruvate, phosphate dikinase produces MPKYVYALSEGNKDAKDLLGGKGANLAEMYNMGLPVPPSFTITTEACKAYLAHGSEPVELSEQIDEHLCAIESEMGKKLGDPEDPLLVSVRSGAKFSMPGMMETVLNVGLNDSSVLGLAKVSGNERFAWDSYRRLLQMFGKTVLDLDGELFEDVLDREKDAKGTKNDLDLDAQDFKRIVEEFKKIIADQTGSPFPQEPKEQLLEAMRAVFRSWNSPRAVLYRRRERIPGDLGTAVNVCSMVFGNMGETSGTGVAFTRDPASGHQGVYGDYLVNAQGEDVVAGIRNTMCLADMEKVDKKSYDELMDIMAKLENHYKDLCDIEFTVEKGKLWMLQTRVGKRTAAAAFKVAVQLVDEGLIERGDALQRVNGEQLVQLMFPRFDENAPRTKVGKGMAASPGAAVGGLVFSSERAAELADAGKNVILARRETNPDDLVGMIAARGILTSRGGKTSHAAVVARGMGKTCVCGAEELKIDVNAGTLTLPDGTILREGDVVSIDGTTGDVFVGEVPVVDPPVVKYFEGQLSEEEIAADELVHAVDYIMGIADARRRMKVRANADTGEDAARARRFGAQGIGLCRTEHMFLGDRRPLVEKLIVAETDDERESALAALAPLQKGDFLEILEAMDGYEVTVRLLDPPLHEFLPAQAELIAQRAIAKVKGYDLEEDQKKIMAAVERMHEQNPMLGLRGVRLGIVIPGLFEMQARAILEATAELRKAGKDPRPEIMIPLVSAVQELEIMKEAIQQVAADVSEETGIDLTKTPIGTMIELPRAAMTAGEIGQCAEFFSFGTNDLTQTTWGFSRDDVEGTFFKNYLERGIFGVSPFETLDQQGVGALVKLAADTGRAANPDLHLGVCGEHGGDPESVHFFHKIGLDYVSCSPFRVPVSRLEAGRAAWRGW; encoded by the coding sequence ATGCCGAAGTACGTGTACGCCTTGTCCGAAGGGAACAAGGACGCCAAGGACCTCCTTGGTGGCAAGGGAGCCAACCTTGCCGAGATGTACAACATGGGTCTGCCTGTCCCGCCGAGCTTCACCATCACCACCGAGGCGTGCAAGGCATACCTGGCTCATGGTTCCGAGCCAGTGGAGTTGTCCGAACAGATCGACGAGCATCTTTGCGCTATCGAGTCCGAGATGGGTAAGAAGCTCGGCGACCCTGAGGACCCCTTGCTGGTGTCTGTGCGATCCGGTGCGAAGTTCTCGATGCCGGGAATGATGGAGACCGTCCTCAACGTGGGGTTGAACGACTCCTCCGTGTTGGGATTGGCGAAGGTATCCGGCAACGAACGATTCGCCTGGGATTCCTACCGGCGCCTGCTGCAGATGTTCGGTAAGACTGTTCTTGACCTCGATGGTGAGCTATTCGAAGACGTCCTCGATCGAGAAAAAGACGCTAAGGGCACCAAGAACGACCTCGACCTCGATGCACAAGATTTCAAACGCATCGTCGAGGAGTTTAAAAAGATCATCGCGGATCAGACTGGCTCGCCGTTCCCGCAAGAACCAAAAGAACAGCTGCTTGAAGCGATGCGGGCTGTGTTCCGTTCTTGGAACTCTCCACGCGCTGTGTTGTACCGCCGCCGTGAGCGCATCCCCGGTGACCTGGGCACCGCAGTAAATGTGTGCTCCATGGTGTTCGGAAACATGGGGGAGACTTCTGGTACTGGTGTGGCATTCACCCGAGACCCCGCCTCGGGACACCAAGGTGTTTACGGTGACTACCTCGTCAATGCTCAGGGTGAGGATGTCGTAGCCGGTATCCGCAACACCATGTGCCTGGCTGACATGGAAAAGGTGGACAAAAAGTCCTACGACGAGCTGATGGACATCATGGCCAAGCTCGAAAACCACTACAAAGACTTGTGTGACATCGAGTTCACGGTCGAAAAGGGCAAGCTGTGGATGCTGCAGACCCGAGTGGGTAAGCGCACCGCGGCAGCAGCGTTCAAAGTTGCAGTCCAGCTAGTCGATGAGGGTCTCATCGAGCGAGGCGATGCGCTGCAACGCGTCAACGGTGAACAACTGGTGCAGCTGATGTTCCCCCGATTCGATGAAAACGCACCCCGCACCAAGGTCGGCAAAGGCATGGCCGCCTCGCCGGGCGCAGCAGTGGGTGGGTTGGTGTTCTCTTCCGAGCGCGCAGCTGAGCTGGCTGACGCAGGCAAGAATGTGATCTTGGCTCGCCGGGAAACTAACCCCGACGACCTGGTCGGCATGATCGCTGCCCGGGGTATTTTGACCAGCCGGGGCGGAAAAACCTCGCACGCGGCTGTCGTGGCGCGCGGTATGGGCAAGACCTGCGTTTGTGGCGCCGAAGAGCTGAAGATTGATGTCAACGCGGGCACGCTGACCCTGCCAGATGGCACCATCCTTCGTGAAGGCGACGTGGTTTCGATCGACGGCACCACCGGTGACGTTTTCGTCGGTGAAGTCCCAGTCGTAGATCCGCCAGTGGTGAAGTACTTCGAAGGCCAGCTCTCCGAGGAAGAAATCGCCGCAGACGAGCTCGTGCACGCCGTGGACTACATCATGGGCATCGCTGACGCTCGGCGCCGGATGAAGGTACGCGCCAACGCTGACACCGGCGAAGACGCTGCCCGCGCCCGCCGGTTCGGTGCACAAGGTATCGGCCTGTGCCGCACCGAGCACATGTTCCTCGGTGACCGCCGCCCGCTAGTAGAGAAACTCATCGTCGCCGAAACAGACGACGAGCGAGAAAGCGCCCTTGCTGCCCTGGCGCCACTACAAAAGGGTGACTTTTTGGAAATCCTCGAAGCGATGGATGGCTACGAGGTCACCGTCCGTTTGCTTGACCCGCCGCTGCACGAGTTCCTCCCAGCCCAGGCAGAACTCATCGCACAGCGCGCTATCGCCAAGGTCAAGGGATATGACCTTGAAGAAGACCAGAAAAAGATCATGGCTGCCGTGGAACGAATGCACGAGCAGAACCCAATGCTTGGTCTGCGTGGTGTCCGGTTGGGGATTGTCATCCCAGGCTTGTTTGAGATGCAGGCACGCGCGATTCTCGAAGCCACAGCTGAGCTGCGTAAAGCGGGCAAAGATCCACGCCCAGAGATCATGATTCCGCTGGTCTCTGCGGTGCAAGAGCTTGAAATCATGAAGGAAGCGATTCAGCAGGTCGCCGCAGATGTCAGCGAAGAGACCGGGATTGACCTAACTAAGACCCCGATCGGCACGATGATCGAGTTGCCGCGTGCAGCAATGACTGCCGGAGAAATCGGCCAATGCGCCGAATTCTTCTCCTTCGGAACGAATGACCTCACCCAGACCACGTGGGGATTCTCCCGAGATGATGTCGAAGGCACCTTCTTCAAGAACTACCTCGAGCGCGGAATCTTCGGTGTCTCCCCCTTCGAAACCCTGGACCAGCAAGGCGTTGGCGCATTGGTGAAGCTCGCAGCTGACACTGGCCGCGCTGCGAACCCAGACCTACACCTAGGTGTCTGTGGTGAGCACGGCGGCGATCCGGAGTCGGTGCACTTCTTCCACAAGATCGGTTTGGACTACGTCTCTTGTTCCCCATTCCGGGTACCGGTTTCTCGACTCGAAGCTGGCCGGGCAGCATGGCGCGGTTGGTGA